One window from the genome of Nitrospirota bacterium encodes:
- a CDS encoding chemotaxis response regulator protein-glutamate methylesterase — MTVTVLIVDDSAFMRNALTNMLSSDPEIRVIGTARDGVEAVEKTAQLQPDVVTMDVEMPRMDGIEALRLIMDKTPVPVIMVSSLTTEGAQVTLEALEHGAVDFIPKNLSELSINIVKIKAMLIDTVKQIAHSGRLRKRRSVPLVRTAEAPRVIPARSTGERRMGIVAIGTSTGGPRAIQEILPRIPKDFPVPIVIAQHMPPNFTGPFAERLNQLSQITVKEAVEGEALRPGVALVAPGRGHMHLLRPRGLETVVNISENRDEFIYRPSVDYLMQSVADLFPGRALGVILTGMGSDGVKGLAALKKTGGRIFAQNEESCVVYGMPRAVVDAGIADKILSIEEMAGEIVNAV, encoded by the coding sequence ATGACCGTAACGGTTCTCATAGTAGATGATTCCGCCTTCATGCGGAACGCGCTCACGAACATGCTGTCCTCGGACCCCGAGATCCGCGTGATCGGCACGGCGCGCGACGGAGTCGAGGCGGTGGAGAAAACGGCCCAGCTCCAGCCCGACGTGGTGACCATGGACGTGGAAATGCCGCGCATGGACGGGATCGAGGCGCTGCGGCTGATCATGGACAAGACGCCCGTCCCGGTGATCATGGTGAGCTCGCTCACCACGGAAGGAGCCCAGGTCACGCTCGAGGCGCTCGAGCACGGCGCCGTGGACTTCATCCCCAAGAACCTGTCGGAGCTCTCGATCAACATCGTCAAGATCAAGGCGATGCTCATCGATACGGTGAAGCAGATCGCGCACAGCGGCAGGCTGAGGAAGCGGCGGTCCGTCCCCCTGGTCCGGACCGCGGAGGCGCCCCGCGTGATACCCGCCCGGTCGACGGGCGAGCGGCGGATGGGAATCGTGGCCATCGGCACGTCCACGGGAGGCCCCAGGGCGATCCAGGAGATCCTCCCCCGGATTCCCAAGGACTTCCCGGTGCCGATCGTGATCGCCCAGCACATGCCGCCGAACTTCACCGGCCCCTTTGCCGAGCGCCTGAACCAGCTTTCCCAGATCACGGTGAAGGAGGCGGTCGAAGGCGAGGCCCTCAGGCCGGGCGTGGCCCTCGTAGCTCCCGGCAGGGGCCACATGCACCTCCTGCGGCCCCGCGGCCTTGAGACGGTCGTCAACATCTCCGAGAACCGCGATGAGTTCATCTACCGGCCCTCGGTGGACTATCTGATGCAGTCCGTCGCGGATTTGTTCCCCGGCAGGGCCCTCGGTGTGATCCTGACCGGCATGGGCAGCGACGGCGTAAAGGGCTTGGCTGCGCTGAAAAAGACAGGCGGCAGGATCTTCGCTCAGAACGAGGAAAGTTGCGTTGTCTACGGCATGCCGCGCGCGGTCGTGGACGCCGGCATTGCCGATAAGATACTGTCCATCGAGGAAATGGCCGGCGAGATCGTGAACGCGGTGTAA